CGGCATGTCGCTTTTTTAATCTGAATAACGAAAGTGATTACCTTCTCCTTGAAATGGAAAACAATCTGGGAGGAAATTCTTCAAACGGACAAAATTCATTTTCTAAATTTCCTTTAGGTGCGCATTACCTACCTTTACCCAATAAAGAGAACATAGAAATCATAGAATTTCTTAAAGAATGCGGAATCTGTCTTGGAAGTGATGAGAACGGAGAACCCATTCTTGATGAATACCAAATGACTTTTCCACAACAGGAAAGACTGTTTTATAAAAACTCCTGGCAAAACGATATTGTTCCTCAAAGAGGTATTTCCCCCGAAACACAGCAAGAGCTCAGCCGCTTTTTTAAACTGATGGATGAACTGCGTGTAAAGAAAGATGCACAGGGGAAATATTGGTTTGCGATCCCGGTACATGATTCAAGCAGAGAAGATGAGGCTGTAAACCTTGAAAAGCTCATTTTCAAAGACTGGCTCAAAGAGAATAACTATCACTCTGAAGAACTTCTCTGGCTATTAGACTATTCCTGCAGAGACGATTTTGGATTAGGAATAGAGTATGTCTCGGCATGGGCTGGAATTCATTATTTCGCCGGAAGAAAAAACAATTGGAGTACCCAATACAAAGATCAGGTATTTACTTGGCCGGAAGGCAATGCAAGGCTGGCAAAACATTTCTCAAAATATACTGAAGGAAAGCATTTGTCCGGTAATCTTGTCTTTGAGGTAAAACTCAATGATAAAGTTGAGGTACTGAGTTTTGACAATACACAAAAGAAAACCCAAAAGATCATTGCTGATAAAGTACTGTTTGCATCACCTCAGTTTGTCAATGAAAGAATTTTAGATCATAAAAAAGCATCGTCATTCAATTATGTACCCTGGCTTTTAACAACCATTACTTTGAAGAATGAATTCGGAGGAGATGAAGAGTTGGCCTGGGATAACGTAATCTACGGATCTTCCGGATTGGGCTATATCTTTGATCAGCATCAGAATCTTAACCAGATTATGGGTGAAAAAGTAATTACCCACTATAAGAGTTTTTCAACAGGAGATTGTAGAAAAGCAAGGAAAAAGCTGTATGCCATGAAAGACGCTGAACTGAAAGATTTAGTTTTAAATGATCTGAAGAAAGCACACCCTCTGATAGAAGATTTCATTCTGGAAATGCAGTTTCATAAAATAGGACATGCTATGATAGCACCAGTTCCTAACCAGATTTTTGGAGAAGAAACCCGAACAGTAAAAGAACCTATTGAAGATAAAATTTTCTTTGCGCATTCCGATCTTTCAGGAATATCTATTTTTGAAGAAGCCTTTTATCAGGGAATCCGGACTGCGGGCCAAATGATATAAAATGATACGATGAAACAACCCTGGATACATAACGCAAAAACAGACTGGTGGTTTATTTTATCACCGCCTTTCCTGGTGCTGTTGATTATTTTTCTTTTTCAGAAACAGATTCAGTGGTTGGAAAACCATTATTCTTTTTACACATGGCTTTTTCTGATTGTTTTTGTGGATGTAGCACACGTATATTCCACTCTGTTCAAAACATATTTTGTTAAAGGCGAAATTCAGAAAAATAAACTGCTTTATCTAGGAATTCCCTTTGTGAGCTGGATATTGGGAATTATTCTGTTTCAATTCGGGAATCTGACATTCTGGTCGGTACTGGCATTGGTAGCTGTTTTTCATTTTATACGCCAGCAATATGGTTTTATGAGAATCTACGCCCGTTTTGAACCGAATAACTGGAGTAAGAAAATAGATGAGGTGGCTGTTTATTCTGCTACCATTTATCCCATGCTGTATTGGTTTAAAACACCGCGTGCCTTTACATGGTTTGTCAGCAATGAGTTTGACTGGCTTAAAAATCTCCCGGATTATGTCCCTTTGATGACCATAGTATATTTCGCCATTCTTACCATTTGGGTGATCAAAACTGTTTTTGAAGCTTTTAAAACAAAGAATATTAATATTCCTAAAGCAGCATTGATTAGCGGAACTTTCCTTTCCTGGTATTTTGGGATTGTTTACTTTAATAATGATCTACTTTTTACTTTTCTCAATGTCATCTCCCACGGAATTCCCTATGTTGCACTGATCTATATCCGGGAAATCAAACAAAAAGAAAATCCCCAGCTGAGCTGGATGTCTATTTTTAAATCCGCTTCAGGAATATTTTTGTTTGTAGGCGTTATTTTAGGTTTTGCCTTTTTGGAAGAACTTTTATGGGAAACTTTAGTTTGGAATGAACATTTTTCCCTCAATATAATGGTGTCAGAAAAATTATTTCAGTTTCTCATTCCGTTGCTGGTCGTTCCACAACTTACTCATTATCTTCTGGATGGCTTTATTTGGAGAAAACCCAAAAAAGTTAGCTAACTTTGCGATAATCTTTAAAATCTAAAAATGAGACAATATTTTCTGGCATTAGCAATTTTTCTTGGAATTATTGTAGGAGCCCAGCAGAAAACGTTCTGTAATCCTATTAATATTGATTATGGTTATACTCCTTTCGAAGTTTTTTCAAAACAGGGAAAACACCGTGCTACAGCAGATCCGGTAATTGTTAATTTTAAGAATAAACTGTTTCTTTTTTCTACAAACCA
This sequence is a window from Chryseobacterium culicis. Protein-coding genes within it:
- a CDS encoding NAD(P)/FAD-dependent oxidoreductase codes for the protein MLPFLQYCGKKVKSLLLKITGTNHVLGHQLWAKDFPSFSEVIRTKYLIVGGGISGLSACRFFNLNNESDYLLLEMENNLGGNSSNGQNSFSKFPLGAHYLPLPNKENIEIIEFLKECGICLGSDENGEPILDEYQMTFPQQERLFYKNSWQNDIVPQRGISPETQQELSRFFKLMDELRVKKDAQGKYWFAIPVHDSSREDEAVNLEKLIFKDWLKENNYHSEELLWLLDYSCRDDFGLGIEYVSAWAGIHYFAGRKNNWSTQYKDQVFTWPEGNARLAKHFSKYTEGKHLSGNLVFEVKLNDKVEVLSFDNTQKKTQKIIADKVLFASPQFVNERILDHKKASSFNYVPWLLTTITLKNEFGGDEELAWDNVIYGSSGLGYIFDQHQNLNQIMGEKVITHYKSFSTGDCRKARKKLYAMKDAELKDLVLNDLKKAHPLIEDFILEMQFHKIGHAMIAPVPNQIFGEETRTVKEPIEDKIFFAHSDLSGISIFEEAFYQGIRTAGQMI